The Aeoliella mucimassa genome includes the window GACGTGCTGCCTGCGTGCAGGAAGGCGAGCGGGCTGAGCAGTAGGAACATCACCAGCAGCGGCGACGAGCCATAGGCCATCACTCCAGTGAGGAAGTGAAAGCGGTTCTCGACCGGAATGTTCTTACTCACGATCAACCGCGTGTGCTGCAAGTTGCCTTGGCACCAACGTTGGTCGCGCTGTGTGTAAGTGGTGAGCGTGGTCGGGGATTGTTCGTAGCTGCCAGCCAGGTCGGCGGCAAGTTGCACTTTGTATCCCGCCCGACGCATCAGCGCGGCTTCGACGAAGTCGTGGCTCAGGATCTCGCCGCCGAGTGGTTTCTTGCCTGGCAGTTCGCTCAAACCGCAGTAGCGTGTGAACGCATCGATGCGAATGATCGCGTTGTGCCCCCAGTAGTTGCCCCCGTCGCCAGAGACCCAGGCCAGGCCGACGCTAAGAATCGGTCCGCACAAGCGAGCGATAAACTGTTGGCTGCGAGACAGCAGCGAACCGCTACCGAGCGGCAATGGTGGAGTTTGCAGGATGCCGAGTCGACGATCGGCTTCCATGCGGCGGACCATTTCGTCGAGCGTGCGAGCTTCCATCAGGCTGTCAGCGTCGAGCACTACCATGTAGCGATACGCTGAGCCCCAGCGCTGGCAGAAGTCGGCGATGTTGCCCGCCTTGCGGCAGGCATTCTTCGGGCGGTGGCGATAAAACACACGCGGCAAGTTGCTGCTGCGTTCGAGTTGCTGCAGGTGAGCTTCTTCGGCGATCCATTTATCGGGATCGGTCGAGTCGCTCAGCACGTAAAAGTGGAAGTGATCGGTCAGCCCGGCCTCGGCCAGCGACTCACGCATGGCCGAAAGCCCCGCGAACACGAACTCGGGATCTTCGTTGTAAACCGGCATCAGGATGGCGGTCATGCAGTTCGGCGTGTCGGCGGTCGACTCGTCGGTTTGGTGGAGCCGACGCCATTTCAGCCGGTCGGCCACGGTCAGCGCAAAGCCCAAGCAGGCTAGCCCGCACCAAAACGCGAGCCAACCAGTGAGCACAAACAACAAGGTTCCGGCAAGCACGTCGGCCAGGGTAACTCCATCGATGGTCATGCCTGGGACGACGACGCTCGAAACCGCCGCAGCAAGCAGCAGCGCGACGGTAATCAGACCGAGCCGAGCGAACAAGATTTTCCAGCGAGACATAGGGAGACCTATTAGGGGGAGTGCGGGGGAGTGCGGGGGAGTGCGGGGGAGTGCGGGGGAGGGGGCCAGCAGCGCCGACCACGACTCAATCGTGGCCGGCGGAACTGGGCTTTAGCGAGCGATGATCAAGTAGGCGAGCACCTGGGTGAATGCTTGTCGCCAGAAGTTGGGAGTGACTCCCTCTACCAGATCGCCGAGCGGTTGGGCCGGCATCTCGCGTTCGCAGCCAGCTGGCACCCACGAAGCAGGACTCGGCGAATGCTCCACGGGTTGTTGGTTGCCCTCAACCAGACGCTTGGCCGCTTCGCGAATCGAAAGCTCTTCGAGTCCAGCCGCCTTTGCGTGTGGTTCTTTGTAAAGTCGATGCTCCGCATAGCGGACGCAGTCGTTGGCGAACTGCGCCAGCCGGTTGGGCTCTCGCAAGCCTTGATGGCGAGCGTAGTCGGCCACCAGCGCTCGGGCGTCTTCGCGTTCTTGTTGCAACTGCGCGGCCTCCGTGGGGTCGAAAGGAACAACACCCTGCGAAGTGACCGCGAACATGTGATTGTGTTGATTCGTCGTCATATCTCTTCTCTCTTCCTCAGGCCGGTCATGCATTCCGAGACATGCCGGCGGTAGCAAGGGATCGCCTGTTACTCGGGGGTAGAATTCAGAAGGACTTTTCGTAGCTCACTTGTGAGCGGCTACTTTTGCTTCGCGGGGAGCGAAGCCAGCGGGCAGCTTGGTGCCAAAGGTCAACTCGTATTCAAACTCGATCGGTTGCTCGGGCGAGTGCTTCTTGGGATCCACCACGTAGTAGGCGCCGATGTTGTCGACTCCTTCGTGCTTGGCATCCAACTCCAGAAGCTCCACTCGCCCGTCGCGCCATACGTCGCCTTTGCCAGGTTCGACCCACACGTTCGGGCGCAGATGATAGTGGGCTTCTTCGTCGCGGTACTTGTCGAAGTCGCGCTCGGTCTGCAACAAACCAAAGCCGAGCAGTTGATCGACTTTCCACGACTCGACGTGAGGTTTCTCAGGGCGAGTGAGCGGACGGGTGACCCAATCGCCTTGGTTGCGGTGCACCACCAAGGTGTCGGCATCATGCACTTCGGGACGAGTGTCGCCTGTGGGGTGCGATTGCTCGTTCCACATGAACATGCTGGTAATCGGCGCCAGGGCCAGCTTTTGCAAACCGTGACGTTGCCACACCTTGGCGGTGACCTGCAAACGCGTTTCTTCGCCCGGGTGAATGGTGAACTCGTAAGCACCTACCACGCCCGGACTATCGAGCAGGGCCCACATGCGCACGCTGTTGTCTTGCCGCTTGGCGGCTGGCTTCTCGATCCAAAACTCAATGAAGCGAGGGAACTCCTCGGGCGTGCCGAGTCCGATGTCGACGGCCAGGCCGCGGGCCGACGAGCCATACCATTGCTGGCTACCGATGCCGCGGAAGTAGCTGGCACCGAGGAACGACAGGTACTCCGTCTTGTGCTCGTTGCCAGGCAACTGGGTCAGCAACCGGAGTCCGGCAAACCCACCTCCATCGGCCTTGGCCAGCGGAGCCGACTCGCCGCGGAATTGGAACCATTGATCGCCAAACGCGACGTCTTGCACTTGGTCGTCTTCGACCACATGGATCTTCACTGGATACTCATACAGAAATCCAGCAGGGAAGAACTCCATCCAGGTGTCGAGCGACTGGTCGCGCCACATCGCGTTCTCGTTGCGCTGGGCGATCAGACGAAACGTGTCGTAATTCAAATCGAGAAACGCATCACCGACGCGAGCCGGCGGAACATGTTTGGTTGCGGCCATCTTCTCGGCCATGCGCTCGACGTCGGCCATGCCGAACTCGGCGGAGTTAGCCGGCGCGGTCGCTACGGCAGTAACGACCGCAGTCGCAATCACTAAGGTTGGCAAGGAACCAAGCATCGGAACTCCATGATTTTCTGTCACGAACTCAAAGCGAATTGCACTTGTGCATGACAGCACGTCGGCAACTCGCAACGATTGGCATGGAGCCTAAAGCAATTCCAATGCCATAACTTCGTGATAGAAAAACATGCAATTTAGAGATCCACCAACAAGGCCACGGATCGCCCGCCAAAACCCGCAGCGGAGCTGCAGCGTTTGTTTTAGGAAGAATCGCTAGCGTGCAAATTGGTGGCCGATTGGCTTACTGTAAATCGACCAATCTGGTTCAACAGCAACCATGTGGTCTGCAAACGGTCAGTCGGATAACCGACCTTCGCTAGCAAGAGGTTTGTGACTCGCGTGTTGCGTGTGTTACGGAACGTGATTCTCGGGCACGGCAAAGAAACCGCCACCGAATCCACCGCCACCCATGCCTCCACTCTTGCTGCCGAAGCCACCTTGGTTATCGCCAAGCTCGACGCGGCGAATCACTTCACTAATCTCTTCGTGTACTGCACGTGTTTGTGTGATCACCAGTACCGACTTCGGCACCCACTGTTGCGAGGGGGGAGATTGACCACTACTTACGGCCACCTTTTCTGCCTTGGAAACGATCAAACTGATCGTGCCAGGAGCGTCGTCGCTTTGACGCTTCCAGCTATCGGGAGCCACCATAAAAGGAAGATGGATGTTAAGACTTTCGGCCATCGGGGCGTCGAGTCGATAGTACACAGTGATCACTTCGTTCATGTCGACCGGCTGCGTTTCTGCGCGGGGCTTCGACGAACGTAGCGCGGTACGATAAGTCTCCAGCAGGTGGAGCACTTCGTCCAAGATGGGCTCGGTTGCATACACGACCAACGTGCCTGGCAGGGCAGGGCGTAGGTCGGCGTCTTGCC containing:
- a CDS encoding glucan biosynthesis protein — protein: MLGSLPTLVIATAVVTAVATAPANSAEFGMADVERMAEKMAATKHVPPARVGDAFLDLNYDTFRLIAQRNENAMWRDQSLDTWMEFFPAGFLYEYPVKIHVVEDDQVQDVAFGDQWFQFRGESAPLAKADGGGFAGLRLLTQLPGNEHKTEYLSFLGASYFRGIGSQQWYGSSARGLAVDIGLGTPEEFPRFIEFWIEKPAAKRQDNSVRMWALLDSPGVVGAYEFTIHPGEETRLQVTAKVWQRHGLQKLALAPITSMFMWNEQSHPTGDTRPEVHDADTLVVHRNQGDWVTRPLTRPEKPHVESWKVDQLLGFGLLQTERDFDKYRDEEAHYHLRPNVWVEPGKGDVWRDGRVELLELDAKHEGVDNIGAYYVVDPKKHSPEQPIEFEYELTFGTKLPAGFAPREAKVAAHK
- the mdoH gene encoding glucans biosynthesis glucosyltransferase MdoH, translating into MSRWKILFARLGLITVALLLAAAVSSVVVPGMTIDGVTLADVLAGTLLFVLTGWLAFWCGLACLGFALTVADRLKWRRLHQTDESTADTPNCMTAILMPVYNEDPEFVFAGLSAMRESLAEAGLTDHFHFYVLSDSTDPDKWIAEEAHLQQLERSSNLPRVFYRHRPKNACRKAGNIADFCQRWGSAYRYMVVLDADSLMEARTLDEMVRRMEADRRLGILQTPPLPLGSGSLLSRSQQFIARLCGPILSVGLAWVSGDGGNYWGHNAIIRIDAFTRYCGLSELPGKKPLGGEILSHDFVEAALMRRAGYKVQLAADLAGSYEQSPTTLTTYTQRDQRWCQGNLQHTRLIVSKNIPVENRFHFLTGVMAYGSSPLLVMFLLLSPLAFLHAGSTSPVSGWVSASLFGLVLLLLFLPRMLSYTLAVTNKRLRTGFGGPILLALSTVAELALSVLMAPIMMTFHSLFVWSTLRDRSVEWNSQDRSSDGLSWGAAWSTHWWQTALGLATLSLSLWLSPMLALWLLPITVGLTLAVPLSVLVSSQKFGERVKRWGLLTVPEERHRPAIVRRFHRYQCLAELQPAGPLEFTDFLRNARAVTEHRHLLESTAAEQIAPAEVERRVRQWLSSPYDYELSREEKWAILSDPDLLEVCHVGAWSHTAPRAKPLAAASV